The DNA sequence TGTATTAATTTAACAATTGATTTCATTGTTGTTCCGCGGACAATTGAATCATCTACTAAAATTACACGTTTATTTTCCAAAACATGTTTATTAGGATTTAGTTTCATCATTACGATGCGTTCACGTTCCTCTTGAGAAGGAGCGATAAAACTTCTTCCGATATATTTATTTTTAACCAAACCAATGTCATAAGGTATTTTAGAATATTGACTATACCCTAAAGCAGCAGATAGAGAGGAATCTGGTACTCCAATTACAATGTCAGCATTAAGGGGGTGTTCTTTAGCTAATTCTCGTCCTGTTTGCACTCTTTTTTCATGAACATTCTTTCCTTCTAAAATTGTATCTGGTCGGGCAAAGTATATATATTCCATTGCACACATATTATTTTTGCATTGCTTAGGTGGAGTATAATATTTGCTACTAATATTGCCGTCATTTGATATTTCTATAATTTCACCTGGTTCAACATCTCTAATGAAATTAGCGCCAACTGCATCCAATGCAACAGTTTCTGAGGCTAAAATATAACCGTCTTTTAATTTTCCTAAAACTAAAGGTCTTAATCCTCATTTGTCTCGACAACCATAAATTTTATTATTTTCAATAACAATAAAACTAAATGCTCCGACTAGTTCTTTTAAGGATTCGTCAATTTTGTCAATTGTTGTTAATTTTTTTGATGTATTTATTAAGTGTCCTAATAATTCTGAATCAGAAAAAGAAAAGAAAATACTTCCGCGTTTTTCTAATTTTTTTTTCAAAGTTGATGCATTAACGATATTACCATTGTGGCACGTAACATATTGTGTATGGTGTAAAGTGAAAACAAATGGTTGAATGTTAATTGTACTTTTCCCACCAAAAGTCGAATATCTAACATGTCCAAGCCCGATATTACCTTTTAGCGATTCCATATCTTCTTTTGAAAAAGAATTAACGATTGAACCTTTTCTCTTAACGATGTTTACCATATTATTATCGATAGTTACCATTCCTGATGCCTCTTGCCCACGATGTTGTAAAGCATGTAAACCTAAATATAAATAATAATTAGCATTGGGTACATTAATAACACCAATAACACCACATTCTTCATTTAGTCCATGAAAACTAGAATCTTTAAATGACATTTTTTAACCTTTCCAAAAATTCTTGGTAACCTTTTACCAAGTCACCTTTTTCTTCGCGATATAAATCTTTATCTAAAGATTCTAAACTTTTCTTATCCACAAGTCTCATACAATCGGGTGTAATTTCGTCAGCCAAAATAATTTGATTTTTATATCATCCTAACTCTATTTTAAAATCTACTAACATAATATCCATTTTGCTAAATAGATTTTTCAAAGCAATATTAACACTCAGCGCTATCTTTTGAATTTGTTTTAAATTTTTTTCAGTAACAATACCTAAACCAATTATTTGTGATTCAGAAATCAATGGATCACCCAATTCATCATTCTTTAAACTAAACTCTACAATTGGTTTCTTAAAAAGAAAATCTTTTTTTACACCTAATCTTTTTACTATACTTCCGCGAGCTTGATTACGAACAATAATTTCAAGAGGAATAATATCAACTTTTTTACAAAGTTGTTCAATTTCACTTAAATTCTTGATAAAGTGCGTTCTTATTCCTTTGTTTGCCAAATACTGAAACAAAATTGTTGTTATTTCGCAATTCAAAATACCTTTTAAATTAAATTGATTTTTTTTCAGGGAATTAAATGCCGTAACGTTATTAGTGTGCTCAATAACAACATTATTTTCGTCGTATTTGTAAACTTTTTTAGCTTTTCCTGTGTAAATTAGCTCCATTAGTGTTTACCTCTTTTTGTAGATTTTTTGTAACCTACTATATATTTAACACCATTTTTAAATACATTAGTAGGTGTGTTAATAGATAGATTTTGAAATAAATCGGAAGCAATTCTTTCTGGATGGCCCATTCTGCCTAAAATTAATCCATCAGAGGAAACAATTCCTTCGATTGC is a window from the Mycoplasma sp. (ex Biomphalaria glabrata) genome containing:
- the purF gene encoding amidophosphoribosyltransferase, which gives rise to MSFKDSSFHGLNEECGVIGVINVPNANYYLYLGLHALQHRGQEASGMVTIDNNMVNIVKRKGSIVNSFSKEDMESLKGNIGLGHVRYSTFGGKSTINIQPFVFTLHHTQYVTCHNGNIVNASTLKKKLEKRGSIFFSFSDSELLGHLINTSKKLTTIDKIDESLKELVGAFSFIVIENNKIYGCRDKWGLRPLVLGKLKDGYILASETVALDAVGANFIRDVEPGEIIEISNDGNISSKYYTPPKQCKNNMCAMEYIYFARPDTILEGKNVHEKRVQTGRELAKEHPLNADIVIGVPDSSLSAALGYSQYSKIPYDIGLVKNKYIGRSFIAPSQEERERIVMMKLNPNKHVLENKRVILVDDSIVRGTTMKSIVKLIHDAGAKEIHIRIASPEIKWPCFYGVDTSRRAELALYAQSKDEYLRNLKYATSLEFISLNGLQKSLDRWTKNGNLCTACFSGKYPSKLHDCENEVNNENK
- the purC gene encoding phosphoribosylaminoimidazolesuccinocarboxamide synthase codes for the protein MELIYTGKAKKVYKYDENNVVIEHTNNVTAFNSLKKNQFNLKGILNCEITTILFQYLANKGIRTHFIKNLSEIEQLCKKVDIIPLEIIVRNQARGSIVKRLGVKKDFLFKKPIVEFSLKNDELGDPLISESQIIGLGIVTEKNLKQIQKIALSVNIALKNLFSKMDIMLVDFKIELGWYKNQIILADEITPDCMRLVDKKSLESLDKDLYREEKGDLVKGYQEFLERLKNVI